The following are encoded together in the Rhinopithecus roxellana isolate Shanxi Qingling chromosome 5, ASM756505v1, whole genome shotgun sequence genome:
- the SEMA6D gene encoding semaphorin-6D isoform X4, which translates to MRVFLLCAYILLLMVSQLRAVSFPEDDDPLNTVDYHYSRQYPVFRGRPSGNESQHRLDFQLMLKIRDTLYIAGRDQVYTVNLNEMPKTEVIPSKKLTWRSRQQDRENCAMKGKHKDECHNFIKVFVPRNDEMVFVCGTNAFNPMCRYYRLSTLEYDGEEISGLARCPFDARQTNVALFADGKLYSATVADFLASDAVIYRSMGDGSALRTIKYDSKWIKEPHFLHAIEYGNYVYFFFREIAVEHNNLGKAVYSRVARICKNDMGGSQRVLEKHWTSFLKARLNCSVPGDSFFYFDVLQSITDIIQINGLPTVVGVFTTQLNSIPGSAVCAFSMDDIEKVFKGRFKEQKTPDSVWTAVPEDKVPKPRPGCCAKHGLAEAYKTSIDFPDETLSFIKSHPLMDSAVPPIADEPWFTKTRVRYRLTAIAVDHSAGPYQNYTVIFVGSEAGVVLKVLAKTSPFSLNDSVLLEEIEAYNHAKCSAENEEDKKVISLQLDKDHHALYVAFSSCVIRIPLSRCERYGSCKKSCIASRDPYCGWLSQGSCGRVTPGMLAEGYEQDTEFGNTAHLGDCHDMEVSSSSVTTMASIPEITPKVIDTWRPKLTSSRKFVVQDDPNTSDFTDPLSGIPKGVRWEVQSGESNQMVHMNVLITCVFAAFVLGAFIAGVAVYCYRDMFVRKNRKIHKDAESAQSCTDSSGSFAKLNGLFDSPVKEYQQNIDSPKLYSNLLTSRKELPPSGDTKSMVMDHRGQPPELAALPTPESTPVLHQKTLQAMKSHSEKAHGHGASRKETPQFFPSSPPPHSPLSHGHIPSAIVLPNATHDYNTSFSNSNAHKAEKKLQNIDHPLTKSSSKRDHRRSVDSRNTLNDLLKHLNDPNSNPKAIMGDIQMAHQNLMLDPVGSMSEVPPKVPNREASLYSPPSTLPRNSPTKRVDVPTTPGVPMTSLERQRGYHKNSSQRHSISAMPKNLNSPNGVLLSRQPSMNRGGYMPTPTGAKVDYIQGTPVSVHLQPSLSRQSSYTSNGTLPRTGLKRTPSLKPDVPPKPSFVPQTPSVRPLNKYTY; encoded by the exons ATGAGGGTCTTCCTGCTTTGTGCCTACATCCTGCTGCTGATGGTTTCCCAGTTGAGGGCAGTCAGCTTTCCTGAAGATGATGACCCCCTTAACACTGTCGATTATCACT ATTCAAGGCAATATCCGGTTTTTAGAGGACGCCCTTCAGGCAATGAATCGCAGCACAGGCTGGACTTTCAGCTGATGTTGAAAATTCGAGACACACTTTACATTGCTGGCAG GGATCAAGTTTATACAGTAAACTTAAATGAAATGCCCAAAACAGAAGTAATACCAAGCAAG AAACTGACATGGCGATCAAGACAACAGGatcgagaaaactgtgctatgAAAGGCAAGCATAAA GATGAATGCCACAACTTTATCAAAGTATTTGTTCCAAGAAACGATGAGATGGTTTTTGTTTGTGGTACCAATGCATTCAATCCCATGTGTAGATACTACAGG ttgaGTACCTTAGAATATGATGGGGAAGAAATTAGTGGCTTGGCAAGATGCCCATTTGATGCCAGACAAACCAATGTTGCCCTCTTTGCTG ATGGGAAGCTGTATTCTGCCACAGTGGCTGACTTCTTGGCCAGTGATGCCGTTATTTATCGAAGCATGGGTGATGGATCTGCCCTTCGCACAATAAAATATGATTCCAAATGGATAAAAG agcCACACTTTCTTCATGCCATAGAATACGGAAACtatgtctatttcttctttcgaGAAATTGCTGTCGAACATAATAATTTAGGCAAG gctgtatATTCCCGCGTGGCCCGCATCTGTAAAAACGACATGGGTGGCTCCCAGCGGGTCCTGGAGAAACACTGgacttcatttctgaaggctcggCTGAACTGTTCTGTCCCTGGAGATTCGTTTTTCTACTTTGATGTTCTGCAGTCTATTACAGACATAATACAAATCAATGGCCTCCCCACTGTGGTCGGGGTGTTTACCACACAGCTCAACAG caTCCCTGGTTCCGCTGTCTGTGCATTTAGCATGGATGACATTGAAAAGGTATTCAAAGGACGGTTTAAGGAACAGAAAACTCCAGATTCTGTTTGGACAGCAGTTCCCGAAGACAAAGTCCCAAAGCCAAG GCCTGGCTGTTGTGCAAAACACGGCCTCGCAGAAGCTTATAAAACCTCCATCGATTTCCCGGATGAAACCCTGTCATTCATCAAATCTCATCCTCTGATGGACTCTGCTGTTCCACCCATTGCCGATGAGCCCTGGTTCACAAAGACTCGGGTCAG GTACAGACTGACAGCCATCGCAGTGGACCATTCTGCCGGACCCTACCAGAACTACACAGTCATCTTTGTTGGCTCTGAAGCTGGCGTGGTACTTAAAGTTCTGGCAAAGACCAGTCCTTTCTCTTTGAACGACAGCGTATTACTGGAAGAGATTGAAGCCTACAACCATGCAAA GTGCAGTGCTGAGAATGAGGAAGACAAAAAGGTCATCTCATTACAGTTGGATAAAGATCACCACGCTTTATATGTGGCATTCTCTAGCTGCGTTATCCGCATCCCCCTCAGTCGCTGTGAGCGTTATGGATCATGTAAAAA GTCTTGTATTGCATCTCGTGACCCGTATTGTGGCTGGTTAAGCCAGGGATCCTGTGGTAGAGTGACCCCAGGAATGCT TGCTGAAGGATATGAGCAAGACACAGAATTCGGCAACACAGCTCATCTAGGGGACTGCCATG ACATGGAGGTATCTTCATCTTCTGTTACCACAATGGCAAGTATCCCAGAAATCACACCTAAAGTGATTGATACCTGGAGACCTAAACTGACAAGCTCTCGGAAATTTGTAGTTCAAGATGATCCAAACACTTCTGATTTTACTGATCCTTTATCGGGTATCCCAAAGG GTGTGCGATGGGAAGTCCAGTCTGGAGAGTCCAACCAGATGGTCCACATGAATGTCCTCATCACCTGTGTCTTTGCTGCTTTTGTTTTGGGGGCATTCATTGCAGGTGTGGCAGTATACTGCTATCGAGACATGTTTGTTCGGAAAAACAGAAAGATCCATAAAGATGCAGAGTCCGCCCAGTCATGCACAGACTCCAGTGGAAGTTTTGCCAAACTGAATGGTCTCTTTGACAGTCCTGTCAAGGAATACCAACAGAATATTGATTCTCCTAAACTGTATAGTAACCTGCTGACCAGTCGGAAAGAGCTCCCACCCAGTGGAGACACTAAATCCATGGTAATGGACCATCGAGGGCAACCTCCAGAGCTGGCTGCTCTTCCCACTCCTGAGTCTACACCTGTGCTTCACCAGAAGACCCTGCAGGCCATGAAGAGCCACTCAGAAAAGGCCCATGGCCATGGGGCTTCAAGGAAAGAAACCCCTCAGTTTTTTCCCTCTAGTCCGCCGCCTCATTCCCCATTAAGTCATGGACATATCCCCAGCGCCATTGTTCTTCCAAATGCTACCCATGACTACAACACGTCTTTCTCAAACTCCAACGCTCACAAAGCTGAAAAGAAGCTTCAAAACATTGATCACCCTCTTACAAAGTCATCCAGTAAGAGAGATCACCGGCGTTCTGTCGATTCCAGAAATACCCTCAATGACCTCCTGAAGCATCTGAATGACCCAAATAGTAACCCCAAAGCCATCATGGGAGACATCCAAATGGCACACCAGAACTTAATGCTGGATCCCGTGGGATCGATGTCTGAGGTCCCACCTAAAGTCCCTAACCGGGAGGCATCGCTATACTCCCCTCCTTCAACTCTCCCCAGAAATAGCCCAACCAAGCGAGTGGATGTCCCCACCACTCCTGGAGTCCCAATGACTTCTCTGGAAAGACAAAGGGGTTATCACAAAAATTCCTCCCAGAGGCACTCTATATCTGCTATGCCTAAAAACTTAAACTCACCAAATGGCGTTTTGTTATCCAGACAGCCTAGTATGAACCGTGGAGGATATATGCCCACCCCCACTGGGGCAAAGGTGGACTATATTCAGGGGACACCAGTGAGTGTTCATCTGCAGCCTTCCCTCTCCAGACAGAGCAGCTACACCAGTAATGGCACTCTTCCTAGGACGGGACTAAAGAGGACGCCGTCCTTAAAACCTGACGTGCCACCAAAGCCTTCCTTTGTTCCTCAAACCCCATCTGTCAGACCACTGAACAAATACACATACTAG
- the SEMA6D gene encoding semaphorin-6D isoform X8, whose translation MRVFLLCAYILLLMVSQLRAVSFPEDDDPLNTVDYHYSRQYPVFRGRPSGNESQHRLDFQLMLKIRDTLYIAGRDQVYTVNLNEMPKTEVIPSKKLTWRSRQQDRENCAMKGKHKDECHNFIKVFVPRNDEMVFVCGTNAFNPMCRYYRLSTLEYDGEEISGLARCPFDARQTNVALFADGKLYSATVADFLASDAVIYRSMGDGSALRTIKYDSKWIKEPHFLHAIEYGNYVYFFFREIAVEHNNLGKAVYSRVARICKNDMGGSQRVLEKHWTSFLKARLNCSVPGDSFFYFDVLQSITDIIQINGLPTVVGVFTTQLNSIPGSAVCAFSMDDIEKVFKGRFKEQKTPDSVWTAVPEDKVPKPRPGCCAKHGLAEAYKTSIDFPDETLSFIKSHPLMDSAVPPIADEPWFTKTRVRYRLTAIAVDHSAGPYQNYTVIFVGSEAGVVLKVLAKTSPFSLNDSVLLEEIEAYNHAKCSAENEEDKKVISLQLDKDHHALYVAFSSCVIRIPLSRCERYGSCKKSCIASRDPYCGWLSQGSCGRVTPGMLAEGYEQDTEFGNTAHLGDCHGVRWEVQSGESNQMVHMNVLITCVFAAFVLGAFIAGVAVYCYRDMFVRKNRKIHKDAESAQSCTDSSGSFAKLNGLFDSPVKEYQQNIDSPKLYSNLLTSRKELPPSGDTKSMVMDHRGQPPELAALPTPESTPVLHQKTLQAMKSHSEKAHGHGASRKETPQFFPSSPPPHSPLSHGHIPSAIVLPNATHDYNTSFSNSNAHKAEKKLQNIDHPLTKSSSKRDHRRSVDSRNTLNDLLKHLNDPNSNPKAIMGDIQMAHQNLMLDPVGSMSEVPPKVPNREASLYSPPSTLPRNSPTKRVDVPTTPGVPMTSLERQRGYHKNSSQRHSISAMPKNLNSPNGVLLSRQPSMNRGGYMPTPTGAKVDYIQGTPVSVHLQPSLSRQSSYTSNGTLPRTGLKRTPSLKPDVPPKPSFVPQTPSVRPLNKYTY comes from the exons ATGAGGGTCTTCCTGCTTTGTGCCTACATCCTGCTGCTGATGGTTTCCCAGTTGAGGGCAGTCAGCTTTCCTGAAGATGATGACCCCCTTAACACTGTCGATTATCACT ATTCAAGGCAATATCCGGTTTTTAGAGGACGCCCTTCAGGCAATGAATCGCAGCACAGGCTGGACTTTCAGCTGATGTTGAAAATTCGAGACACACTTTACATTGCTGGCAG GGATCAAGTTTATACAGTAAACTTAAATGAAATGCCCAAAACAGAAGTAATACCAAGCAAG AAACTGACATGGCGATCAAGACAACAGGatcgagaaaactgtgctatgAAAGGCAAGCATAAA GATGAATGCCACAACTTTATCAAAGTATTTGTTCCAAGAAACGATGAGATGGTTTTTGTTTGTGGTACCAATGCATTCAATCCCATGTGTAGATACTACAGG ttgaGTACCTTAGAATATGATGGGGAAGAAATTAGTGGCTTGGCAAGATGCCCATTTGATGCCAGACAAACCAATGTTGCCCTCTTTGCTG ATGGGAAGCTGTATTCTGCCACAGTGGCTGACTTCTTGGCCAGTGATGCCGTTATTTATCGAAGCATGGGTGATGGATCTGCCCTTCGCACAATAAAATATGATTCCAAATGGATAAAAG agcCACACTTTCTTCATGCCATAGAATACGGAAACtatgtctatttcttctttcgaGAAATTGCTGTCGAACATAATAATTTAGGCAAG gctgtatATTCCCGCGTGGCCCGCATCTGTAAAAACGACATGGGTGGCTCCCAGCGGGTCCTGGAGAAACACTGgacttcatttctgaaggctcggCTGAACTGTTCTGTCCCTGGAGATTCGTTTTTCTACTTTGATGTTCTGCAGTCTATTACAGACATAATACAAATCAATGGCCTCCCCACTGTGGTCGGGGTGTTTACCACACAGCTCAACAG caTCCCTGGTTCCGCTGTCTGTGCATTTAGCATGGATGACATTGAAAAGGTATTCAAAGGACGGTTTAAGGAACAGAAAACTCCAGATTCTGTTTGGACAGCAGTTCCCGAAGACAAAGTCCCAAAGCCAAG GCCTGGCTGTTGTGCAAAACACGGCCTCGCAGAAGCTTATAAAACCTCCATCGATTTCCCGGATGAAACCCTGTCATTCATCAAATCTCATCCTCTGATGGACTCTGCTGTTCCACCCATTGCCGATGAGCCCTGGTTCACAAAGACTCGGGTCAG GTACAGACTGACAGCCATCGCAGTGGACCATTCTGCCGGACCCTACCAGAACTACACAGTCATCTTTGTTGGCTCTGAAGCTGGCGTGGTACTTAAAGTTCTGGCAAAGACCAGTCCTTTCTCTTTGAACGACAGCGTATTACTGGAAGAGATTGAAGCCTACAACCATGCAAA GTGCAGTGCTGAGAATGAGGAAGACAAAAAGGTCATCTCATTACAGTTGGATAAAGATCACCACGCTTTATATGTGGCATTCTCTAGCTGCGTTATCCGCATCCCCCTCAGTCGCTGTGAGCGTTATGGATCATGTAAAAA GTCTTGTATTGCATCTCGTGACCCGTATTGTGGCTGGTTAAGCCAGGGATCCTGTGGTAGAGTGACCCCAGGAATGCT TGCTGAAGGATATGAGCAAGACACAGAATTCGGCAACACAGCTCATCTAGGGGACTGCCATG GTGTGCGATGGGAAGTCCAGTCTGGAGAGTCCAACCAGATGGTCCACATGAATGTCCTCATCACCTGTGTCTTTGCTGCTTTTGTTTTGGGGGCATTCATTGCAGGTGTGGCAGTATACTGCTATCGAGACATGTTTGTTCGGAAAAACAGAAAGATCCATAAAGATGCAGAGTCCGCCCAGTCATGCACAGACTCCAGTGGAAGTTTTGCCAAACTGAATGGTCTCTTTGACAGTCCTGTCAAGGAATACCAACAGAATATTGATTCTCCTAAACTGTATAGTAACCTGCTGACCAGTCGGAAAGAGCTCCCACCCAGTGGAGACACTAAATCCATGGTAATGGACCATCGAGGGCAACCTCCAGAGCTGGCTGCTCTTCCCACTCCTGAGTCTACACCTGTGCTTCACCAGAAGACCCTGCAGGCCATGAAGAGCCACTCAGAAAAGGCCCATGGCCATGGGGCTTCAAGGAAAGAAACCCCTCAGTTTTTTCCCTCTAGTCCGCCGCCTCATTCCCCATTAAGTCATGGACATATCCCCAGCGCCATTGTTCTTCCAAATGCTACCCATGACTACAACACGTCTTTCTCAAACTCCAACGCTCACAAAGCTGAAAAGAAGCTTCAAAACATTGATCACCCTCTTACAAAGTCATCCAGTAAGAGAGATCACCGGCGTTCTGTCGATTCCAGAAATACCCTCAATGACCTCCTGAAGCATCTGAATGACCCAAATAGTAACCCCAAAGCCATCATGGGAGACATCCAAATGGCACACCAGAACTTAATGCTGGATCCCGTGGGATCGATGTCTGAGGTCCCACCTAAAGTCCCTAACCGGGAGGCATCGCTATACTCCCCTCCTTCAACTCTCCCCAGAAATAGCCCAACCAAGCGAGTGGATGTCCCCACCACTCCTGGAGTCCCAATGACTTCTCTGGAAAGACAAAGGGGTTATCACAAAAATTCCTCCCAGAGGCACTCTATATCTGCTATGCCTAAAAACTTAAACTCACCAAATGGCGTTTTGTTATCCAGACAGCCTAGTATGAACCGTGGAGGATATATGCCCACCCCCACTGGGGCAAAGGTGGACTATATTCAGGGGACACCAGTGAGTGTTCATCTGCAGCCTTCCCTCTCCAGACAGAGCAGCTACACCAGTAATGGCACTCTTCCTAGGACGGGACTAAAGAGGACGCCGTCCTTAAAACCTGACGTGCCACCAAAGCCTTCCTTTGTTCCTCAAACCCCATCTGTCAGACCACTGAACAAATACACATACTAG
- the SEMA6D gene encoding semaphorin-6D isoform X9, protein MRVFLLCAYILLLMVSQLRAVSFPEDDDPLNTVDYHYSRQYPVFRGRPSGNESQHRLDFQLMLKIRDTLYIAGRDQVYTVNLNEMPKTEVIPSKKLTWRSRQQDRENCAMKGKHKDECHNFIKVFVPRNDEMVFVCGTNAFNPMCRYYRLSTLEYDGEEISGLARCPFDARQTNVALFADGKLYSATVADFLASDAVIYRSMGDGSALRTIKYDSKWIKEPHFLHAIEYGNYVYFFFREIAVEHNNLGKAVYSRVARICKNDMGGSQRVLEKHWTSFLKARLNCSVPGDSFFYFDVLQSITDIIQINGLPTVVGVFTTQLNSIPGSAVCAFSMDDIEKVFKGRFKEQKTPDSVWTAVPEDKVPKPRPGCCAKHGLAEAYKTSIDFPDETLSFIKSHPLMDSAVPPIADEPWFTKTRVRYRLTAIAVDHSAGPYQNYTVIFVGSEAGVVLKVLAKTSPFSLNDSVLLEEIEAYNHAKCSAENEEDKKVISLQLDKDHHALYVAFSSCVIRIPLSRCERYGSCKKSCIASRDPYCGWLSQGSCGRVTPGMLLLTEDFFAFHNHSAEGYEQDTEFGNTAHLGDCHEILPTSTTPDYKIFGGPTSDMEVSSSSVTTMASIPEITPKVIDTWRPKLTSSRKFVVQDDPNTSDFTDPLSGIPKDCLDFLHSRSFKSASPQDGMKKKFKQT, encoded by the exons ATGAGGGTCTTCCTGCTTTGTGCCTACATCCTGCTGCTGATGGTTTCCCAGTTGAGGGCAGTCAGCTTTCCTGAAGATGATGACCCCCTTAACACTGTCGATTATCACT ATTCAAGGCAATATCCGGTTTTTAGAGGACGCCCTTCAGGCAATGAATCGCAGCACAGGCTGGACTTTCAGCTGATGTTGAAAATTCGAGACACACTTTACATTGCTGGCAG GGATCAAGTTTATACAGTAAACTTAAATGAAATGCCCAAAACAGAAGTAATACCAAGCAAG AAACTGACATGGCGATCAAGACAACAGGatcgagaaaactgtgctatgAAAGGCAAGCATAAA GATGAATGCCACAACTTTATCAAAGTATTTGTTCCAAGAAACGATGAGATGGTTTTTGTTTGTGGTACCAATGCATTCAATCCCATGTGTAGATACTACAGG ttgaGTACCTTAGAATATGATGGGGAAGAAATTAGTGGCTTGGCAAGATGCCCATTTGATGCCAGACAAACCAATGTTGCCCTCTTTGCTG ATGGGAAGCTGTATTCTGCCACAGTGGCTGACTTCTTGGCCAGTGATGCCGTTATTTATCGAAGCATGGGTGATGGATCTGCCCTTCGCACAATAAAATATGATTCCAAATGGATAAAAG agcCACACTTTCTTCATGCCATAGAATACGGAAACtatgtctatttcttctttcgaGAAATTGCTGTCGAACATAATAATTTAGGCAAG gctgtatATTCCCGCGTGGCCCGCATCTGTAAAAACGACATGGGTGGCTCCCAGCGGGTCCTGGAGAAACACTGgacttcatttctgaaggctcggCTGAACTGTTCTGTCCCTGGAGATTCGTTTTTCTACTTTGATGTTCTGCAGTCTATTACAGACATAATACAAATCAATGGCCTCCCCACTGTGGTCGGGGTGTTTACCACACAGCTCAACAG caTCCCTGGTTCCGCTGTCTGTGCATTTAGCATGGATGACATTGAAAAGGTATTCAAAGGACGGTTTAAGGAACAGAAAACTCCAGATTCTGTTTGGACAGCAGTTCCCGAAGACAAAGTCCCAAAGCCAAG GCCTGGCTGTTGTGCAAAACACGGCCTCGCAGAAGCTTATAAAACCTCCATCGATTTCCCGGATGAAACCCTGTCATTCATCAAATCTCATCCTCTGATGGACTCTGCTGTTCCACCCATTGCCGATGAGCCCTGGTTCACAAAGACTCGGGTCAG GTACAGACTGACAGCCATCGCAGTGGACCATTCTGCCGGACCCTACCAGAACTACACAGTCATCTTTGTTGGCTCTGAAGCTGGCGTGGTACTTAAAGTTCTGGCAAAGACCAGTCCTTTCTCTTTGAACGACAGCGTATTACTGGAAGAGATTGAAGCCTACAACCATGCAAA GTGCAGTGCTGAGAATGAGGAAGACAAAAAGGTCATCTCATTACAGTTGGATAAAGATCACCACGCTTTATATGTGGCATTCTCTAGCTGCGTTATCCGCATCCCCCTCAGTCGCTGTGAGCGTTATGGATCATGTAAAAA GTCTTGTATTGCATCTCGTGACCCGTATTGTGGCTGGTTAAGCCAGGGATCCTGTGGTAGAGTGACCCCAGGAATGCT GCTGTTAACCGAAGACTTCTTTGCTTTCCATAACCACAGTGCTGAAGGATATGAGCAAGACACAGAATTCGGCAACACAGCTCATCTAGGGGACTGCCATG AAATTTTGCCTACTTCAACTACACCAGATTACAAAATATTTGGCGGTCCAACATCtg ACATGGAGGTATCTTCATCTTCTGTTACCACAATGGCAAGTATCCCAGAAATCACACCTAAAGTGATTGATACCTGGAGACCTAAACTGACAAGCTCTCGGAAATTTGTAGTTCAAGATGATCCAAACACTTCTGATTTTACTGATCCTTTATCGGGTATCCCAAAGG ACTGTCTGGATTTCTTACATAGTCGGTCATTCAAGAGTGCTTCACCCCAAgatggaatgaaaaaaaaattcaagcaaaCATGA